A genomic region of Zea mays cultivar B73 chromosome 6, Zm-B73-REFERENCE-NAM-5.0, whole genome shotgun sequence contains the following coding sequences:
- the LOC103629107 gene encoding Protein CUP-SHAPED COTYLEDON 2: protein MERFGLDGGGGGGELPPGFRFHPTDEELITYYLLRKAVDGSFCGRAIAEIDLNKCEPWELPDKAKMGEKEWYFYSLRDRKYPTGLRTNRATVAGYWKATGKDREIRSGRTGALVGMKKTLVFYRGRAPKGQKTHWVMHEYRLEGAYAYHFLPSSTRDEWVIARVFQKPGEVPPAARKHRLGALSSTTGTAAGDSCFSDSTSASIGGASSSSTPGPLFASAAAAVANAGAADGDTSSYCGGAANHGNLVTGRELVPCFSTATINGPLVAAALGIGQPYNAAPLPFEQQPPPPAFLPSLRSLQDNLQLPPFLSAGGLGGGGALHWLPAGGMEVKVEGRSAPPQMAVGPGQLDGAFGWSF, encoded by the exons ATGGAGCGGTTCGGCCTGgacggcggcggtggcggtggcgagcTGCCGCCGGGGTTCCGGTTCCACCCGACGGACGAGGAGCTCATCACCTACTACCTCCTCCGCAAGGCCGTGGACGGCAGCTTCTGCGGCCGCGCCATCGCGGAGATCGACCTGAACAAGTGCGAGCCATGGGAGCTCCCGG ACAAGGCGAAGATGGGGGAGAAGGAGTGGTACTTCTACAGCCTCCGCGACCGCAAGTACCCGACGGGCCTGCGCACCAACCGCGCCACGGTGGCCGGCTACTGGAAGGCCACCGGCAAGGACCGCGAGATCCGCAGCGGCCGCACCGGCGCGCTGGTGGGCATGAAGAAGACGCTCGTCTTCTACCGCGGCCGCGCCCCCAAGGGACAGAAGACGCACTGGGTCATGCACGAGTACCGCCTCGAGGGCGCCTACGCCTACCATTTCCTCCCCAGCTCCACAAGG GACGAGTGGGTGATCGCGAGGGTGTTCCAGAAGCCCGGCGAGGTCCCACCTGCAGCCCGCAAGCACCGCCTCGGCGCCCTTAGCAGCACTACCGGCACCGCCGCGGGCGATTCCTGCTTCTCGGACTCTACCTCGGCCTCCATCGGCGGCGCGTCGTCGTCATCCACGCCTGGCCCGCTGTTCGCGTCGGCGGCCGCCGCCGTGGCCAATGCCGGCGCCGCCGACGGCGACACCAGCTCCTACTGCGGCGGCGCTGCCAACCATGGCAACCTGGTCACCGGCCGTGAGCTCGTGCCCTGCTTCTCCACTGCCACCATTAACGGCCCCCTAGTTGCCGCCGCGCTCGGCATCGGGCAGCCGTACAACGCAGCCCCGCTGCCGTTCGAGCAGCAGCCGCCGCCTCCGGCCTTCCTGCCGAGCCTGCGTTCCCTTCAGGACAACCTCCAGCTTCCACCGTTCCTCTCAGCAGGCGGTCTGGGCGGCGGCGGGGCTCTCCACTGGCTCCCCGCCGGCGGCATGGAGGTCAAGGTCGAGGGCCGCTCGGCGCCACCGCAGATGGCTGTCGGCCCCGGCCAGCTCGATGGCGCTTTCGGCTGGAGCTTCTAG